TCCGCTTTTAAAACTTTATGATATCTCAGGAATTTCAGAAATTGCGAAAAATAATAATGTTTTGCTTGCCGTAGATAATACGTTTGCTACTCCTTATTTTCAGCAGCCGCTGGAATTAGGTGCTGATATTGTAGTTCACAGTACTACAAAATACATTAGCGGTCACTCTGACGTACTCGGCGGTGCTGTAATAGTTAAAGATACCGACCTGTACGAAAAAATAAAGTTTTATCAGAATGCAACAGGTGCGGTTCAAAGTCCATTTGATTCATGGCTGACACTCAGAGGTCTAAAAACCCTTGCTGTAAGGATGAGACAACATGAAGAAAATGCATTGACCATAGCAGCTGCTTTGTCAAATAATAGACAGGTTTTGTCAGTAAGCTATCCGGGGCTTTCTAACCATCCGCAGCATGAGCTTGCCAAACAACAAATGAACGGTTTTGGCGGAATGATTTCATTTTTTATTAAAGGCGGATTTGAAGAAGCAAACAGTTTTGCAAAAAACCTGAAGATTGTTTCCCTTGCTGAAAGTCTTGGCGGTGTAGAATCTCTCGTCTGTTATCCTCCTGCAATGTCACATGCTTCTATTCCTCAGGAAGAGAGAGTAAGAAGAGGAATTACAGATAATTTAATCAGGCTGTCTGTTGGTATTGAAGATGTTGAAGACATTCTTGCAGATTTGGAGCAGGCGTTATCAAAAATCAATTCTCCTGTTTCAGTCGGTTAAGAAATAGAATCAAGTATTTTATCGGAGAAAGTAATATTAAATGTTCACAAATGTTTTAGCCTATAAAAATGCAAATCCGTTTATTCAACAAAAAAAGCAAAATAACCAAGTTTGTTTTACAGGAAAAGAGAAAATTTTAACTCTTTCTTCTGAAGTTTTAAAAATTGTTGATAAAGTTTCAATTTCAAGATTGGAAGAGCATTTAAATAAGCTTACTTCTCCTGAGACGGAAGGACGCGGCGTTGGACAAAAAGGTATAGAAATTGCCAAAAAATACATAGCTGATAAATTTGGAGAGTTTGGATTAAAGCCTGTTGAAAATTTGGGATTAAAAGATTATTTCCAAAATTATATAACACCTCAATATTCAACCTCTTCATTTGGCTACGGGAATTATGTTAAAGGTCGTGTAGCCGCATGGGGGTCAAATCTTGAAGTAATAACATCTAATGTTCTCGGAATGATAAAAGGCGCAGAAAATCCTGATGAATTTCTTGTTATAAGCGCTCATTATGACCATTTGGGAAAGGATGAACGAACAAATATTTTTTTCCCCGGAGCAGATGACAATGCCAGCGGTGTCGCTGCTTTGATGGAAGTATCAAGAATTCTGGCAAAAGAAAAACCTCCTAAAAAATCAGTAATATTTGCTGCTCTTTCTGGTGAAGAAGCATCTAAAACCGGAGCTGAAAAGTTATCTAAAGAATTACTGGCAAGAGGAATTGCGAACAAAACAGAAGTATTAAATCTTGAAATGCTTGGAGGCATCGGGGGAGATAGTTTGGATATTTGGTCCCGAAGAAATACTTTGGCTAAAAATCTTATTGATAAGTTAGAAGAAGCCGGCGAAATTGTACAAACAAAAACACGGGTGCATCTTGGAGCTGATCCGGATTCAGATGCGCTAAAATTTAACGCAAAAGGTATTCCCTCTGTTTGTGTGGCATGGGACTACACTTTAGCAGGAAATCATCCTTATTATCATACTTCTCAGGATACTGCGGACAAAATCAATAAAAATGGGTTTAAGGAAGCAGTCAGGCTAATCACTGCTTCCAGCTATCTTTTAGCACATAAATTATCAAATAAAACTATCTCATTTACATCTAAAAGAATAAAGTCTAATAAATTAAAAGAAACCGGAGAACGAGCATGGGTAAGCTAAAAGTCACTATAAACGGTAAAGAAACAGAAATAGCTGAAAATTTTACTATAACTAATCTTCTGGAAGATTTAAAGGTTACAGGTTCAATGTTTGTTGTTGAGAAAAATCTGGAAATCGTGCCTAAAGAGAATTTTCATGTAAAAATTAATGATGGTGATAAACTTGAAATCGTTGGATTTTTTGGAGGCGGTTAAAAAACTTAATTTAAGAGGTGAGCATGAAAATTTTGGTCGGAATGAGCGGTGGAGTAGATTCTTCGGTAGCTGCATTATTATTAAAAGAAGCCGGTCATGAAGTCATAGGCGCTACTATGTCAATATGGGGAAAAGGGGATTTGGCAGGGTCGTCAGGAAAAAACGCATGTTACGGTCCTGATGAAAAAGAAGATTTAGTAGAAGCTGAAAGAGTTTGCAAAGAGCTGGGGATTCCTTTTCATGTGTTTGACTGCGTTGAAAAATATGAAGAAATCGTTCTTAAAAACTTCAAAAATGAATATCTTTCGGGAAGAACTCCAAATCCCTGTATATGGTGCAATAGTCTGATAAAATTTGGCGTTTTGCCTTTGTTGGCAAAAGAACACGGAATTGAATTTGATAAATTTGCAACAGGACATTATGCAAAAATAAAATATGATCTGGAAAATAATCGTTATTATCTGAAAAAATCTTTGGATGAAAAGAAAGATCAGACTTATTTTATTTACAGGCTTACTCAGGAACAGCTTTCACAAATTATATTTCCGTTGGGCGATTATTTAAAAGAAGATGTAAGAAAATTGGCTGAAACAAGCGGGCTTCATGTATTTGACAAAGAAGACAGTCAAGATTTTTACGGTGGTGATTATAACGAATTGCTCTGCGTAAAAGGGCAATCAGGAAATATTGTCGACAAAGAAGGAAATGTTCTCGGAACACATGAAGGTATCTGGAATTATACACTGGGACAAAGAAAAGGTATAGGCATTGCACATACTGAGCCTCTTTATGTAATTGCCCTTGATAAAAACAAAAACGAGGTTATAGTTGGCACAGAGAAAGATACTTACAGCGATTCTCTTATTGCAACAAACCTGAACTGGATTGCGTTTAATGAACTTCATTCTGAAATGAGGATTACGGCAAAAATTCGTTCTTCTCAATCACCAAAAGAAGTTTTTATTAAAAACAATGATACAAAAGATATTCTTGTAAAATTTAGTGAACCGCAAAAAGCTGTTACTCCGGGCCAATCAATAGTTTTTTATCAGGGAGATATTGTTTTGGGCGGTGGAATAATAGATGAGGTTCTATAGTAAAAATGTATAACAAAGAACGCTATAACAGAAATATCCTCGTAAATGATATTGGAGAAGAAGGTCAGCTCAAGCTTCTTGGCTCAAAAGTTTTAGTTGCAGGAGCGGGAGGACTGGGTTCTACTGTGATTGCAAATATTGCTTCTCTCGGTATAGGCAATATCGGTATTGTTGATAATGATAAACTTGAATTGTCTAATCTTAACAGGCAATATATCCATAAATTCGATAATATAGGCAAAAACAAAGTTGAATCCGCAAAAGAGTGGATAAACAGTTTTAATCCTGATATTAATGTTGAAATCTACCAAACAAGGCTCGATGAAGACAATTATAAGGATATTATAAGCGGCTATGACATTATTATAGATTGTTTTGATTCTTACAAGTCCAAATTTTTGCTCAATAAAATAGCTGTTCAA
This window of the bacterium genome carries:
- the thiS gene encoding sulfur carrier protein ThiS translates to MGKLKVTINGKETEIAENFTITNLLEDLKVTGSMFVVEKNLEIVPKENFHVKINDGDKLEIVGFFGGG
- a CDS encoding cystathionine gamma-synthase; its protein translation is MKFSTKAIRVGQSSDKSTGATIVPIYQTATFTQDEIGIFKGFEYTRTGNPTRSALEECLASVENGNYGLAFSSGQAASTAVLSILKPGDHVVTANDLYGGTYRLFEQVYSPLGISFTYVDGTNLTEFKNAIKPETKLIWIETPTNPLLKLYDISGISEIAKNNNVLLAVDNTFATPYFQQPLELGADIVVHSTTKYISGHSDVLGGAVIVKDTDLYEKIKFYQNATGAVQSPFDSWLTLRGLKTLAVRMRQHEENALTIAAALSNNRQVLSVSYPGLSNHPQHELAKQQMNGFGGMISFFIKGGFEEANSFAKNLKIVSLAESLGGVESLVCYPPAMSHASIPQEERVRRGITDNLIRLSVGIEDVEDILADLEQALSKINSPVSVG
- a CDS encoding HesA/MoeB/ThiF family protein, coding for MYNKERYNRNILVNDIGEEGQLKLLGSKVLVAGAGGLGSTVIANIASLGIGNIGIVDNDKLELSNLNRQYIHKFDNIGKNKVESAKEWINSFNPDINVEIYQTRLDEDNYKDIISGYDIIIDCFDSYKSKFLLNKIAVQNNKTLIHGGVTEFYGQVLVIIPDKTACLSCLIPDANTDAYVIKGVLSPAVTTIASIQSMEAVKNLLGIGNPLTNQLLTYNGLKQEFKKIAVSKNTSCPLCSSVSLS
- the mnmA gene encoding tRNA 2-thiouridine(34) synthase MnmA, coding for MKILVGMSGGVDSSVAALLLKEAGHEVIGATMSIWGKGDLAGSSGKNACYGPDEKEDLVEAERVCKELGIPFHVFDCVEKYEEIVLKNFKNEYLSGRTPNPCIWCNSLIKFGVLPLLAKEHGIEFDKFATGHYAKIKYDLENNRYYLKKSLDEKKDQTYFIYRLTQEQLSQIIFPLGDYLKEDVRKLAETSGLHVFDKEDSQDFYGGDYNELLCVKGQSGNIVDKEGNVLGTHEGIWNYTLGQRKGIGIAHTEPLYVIALDKNKNEVIVGTEKDTYSDSLIATNLNWIAFNELHSEMRITAKIRSSQSPKEVFIKNNDTKDILVKFSEPQKAVTPGQSIVFYQGDIVLGGGIIDEVL
- a CDS encoding M20/M25/M40 family metallo-hydrolase, which produces MFTNVLAYKNANPFIQQKKQNNQVCFTGKEKILTLSSEVLKIVDKVSISRLEEHLNKLTSPETEGRGVGQKGIEIAKKYIADKFGEFGLKPVENLGLKDYFQNYITPQYSTSSFGYGNYVKGRVAAWGSNLEVITSNVLGMIKGAENPDEFLVISAHYDHLGKDERTNIFFPGADDNASGVAALMEVSRILAKEKPPKKSVIFAALSGEEASKTGAEKLSKELLARGIANKTEVLNLEMLGGIGGDSLDIWSRRNTLAKNLIDKLEEAGEIVQTKTRVHLGADPDSDALKFNAKGIPSVCVAWDYTLAGNHPYYHTSQDTADKINKNGFKEAVRLITASSYLLAHKLSNKTISFTSKRIKSNKLKETGERAWVS